One window of Prochlorococcus marinus XMU1405 genomic DNA carries:
- a CDS encoding aspartate carbamoyltransferase catalytic subunit: MQIWPHKHIHTLANFSIKDYETVFELANRFDALKNAGTKKIPALQGTLVTSLFFEASTRTKNSFELAAKRLSADVQTFAPSSSSLTKGETIIDTAITYSAMGADTLVIRHSSSYITFEIAKKLDAINSKTSVLNAGDGLHSHPSQGLLDIYTLIKFFSQKTLNPEVLNSKKILIIGDVNHSRVARSNLWALSAFGADIILCGPKTLIPYEFINFLKTPAPNQTEDPIKSRGSITISRSLEESIKIADAIIVLRLQKERMMENLLSSIDSYSIDYGLTPEKLSLNNKEIPVLHPGPINRDIEISSKVVDQYPNCLINNQVANGIPIRMALLYLLQKHNK; encoded by the coding sequence ATGCAAATTTGGCCTCATAAACATATCCACACACTAGCTAATTTTTCAATTAAAGATTATGAGACAGTATTTGAATTAGCTAATAGATTTGATGCACTAAAGAATGCAGGAACAAAAAAGATACCTGCCTTACAAGGGACTTTGGTAACTTCTTTATTTTTTGAAGCTAGTACAAGAACAAAAAATAGTTTTGAGCTTGCAGCAAAAAGACTTTCTGCTGATGTCCAAACGTTTGCGCCATCTTCCAGCTCTTTAACAAAAGGCGAAACAATAATTGATACAGCCATAACTTATTCTGCTATGGGGGCGGATACATTAGTTATCAGACATTCATCAAGTTACATAACCTTTGAGATCGCAAAAAAACTTGATGCAATAAATTCTAAGACTTCGGTTCTTAATGCGGGTGATGGATTACATAGTCACCCCAGCCAAGGATTGCTTGACATCTATACATTGATAAAATTCTTTTCCCAAAAAACACTGAATCCAGAGGTTTTAAATTCCAAAAAAATTTTAATAATTGGAGACGTTAATCATTCAAGGGTTGCCAGGTCAAATCTTTGGGCTTTGAGTGCATTCGGCGCCGATATAATCTTATGTGGTCCTAAGACATTAATACCTTATGAATTTATCAATTTTTTAAAAACCCCCGCGCCAAATCAAACAGAAGATCCTATTAAATCAAGAGGTTCAATAACAATTTCTAGATCATTAGAGGAATCAATAAAAATTGCAGATGCGATTATTGTTTTAAGACTCCAGAAAGAGAGAATGATGGAAAACTTACTAAGTAGCATTGATTCATATAGTATTGATTATGGCCTAACCCCAGAAAAATTATCTTTAAATAATAAAGAAATTCCTGTTCTACATCCTGGTCCCATTAACAGAGATATTGAAATAAGTAGCAAAGTGGTAGATCAATATCCTAATTGCTTAATTAATAATCAAGTTGCAAATGGTATCCCTATAAGAATGGCTTTGCTTTATCTATTACAAAAACACAACAAGTAA
- a CDS encoding DNA-3-methyladenine glycosylase, with the protein MLLDRYLKIEEELFPKNFFYRHSKLVAPDLIGCHLIKKNNEIDQVKGVIVETEAYSQEEEACHGYRKMTESNKSLFGKPGTFYIYKSYGIHHCLNIVTDKENFASGVLIRSVFISNKNERLASGPGLVTKTFSVDISFNSLEVLNNKSLWIYPRDFTLEEKDLIQTTRIGISKAKNIKWRWYLKNSRSVSKRLKGDRTPKFQ; encoded by the coding sequence ATGTTATTAGATAGATATTTAAAAATAGAAGAAGAATTATTTCCAAAAAATTTTTTTTATCGGCACTCTAAACTTGTAGCTCCTGATTTAATAGGATGTCACCTCATAAAAAAAAATAATGAGATAGATCAAGTTAAAGGAGTTATTGTTGAAACTGAAGCTTATTCACAGGAAGAAGAGGCATGTCATGGCTACCGCAAAATGACTGAATCAAACAAATCATTATTTGGCAAACCTGGCACATTTTATATTTACAAATCTTATGGCATTCATCATTGTTTAAACATAGTTACTGATAAAGAAAATTTTGCGAGTGGTGTTTTGATAAGATCAGTTTTTATCTCTAATAAGAATGAAAGATTAGCTTCTGGACCTGGCCTAGTAACTAAAACATTTAGTGTAGACATTTCATTTAACTCACTTGAAGTTCTTAATAACAAATCTTTATGGATTTATCCACGAGACTTCACTCTAGAAGAAAAAGATCTTATTCAAACTACGAGAATTGGCATATCAAAGGCAAAAAATATAAAATGGCGTTGGTATCTCAAAAATAGTAGGAGTGTAAGTAAAAGATTAAAAGGTGATAGAACACCTAAATTTCAATAA
- the gatC gene encoding Asp-tRNA(Asn)/Glu-tRNA(Gln) amidotransferase subunit GatC → MTKITQKEVKKVAHLARLELNENEITNHAEQLEKILDYIRQLEKIDTDDVPCTTRAIEVVNVFRKDEKKNSDCNQELLDLGPSREEKYFKVPKIINE, encoded by the coding sequence ATGACAAAAATAACTCAAAAGGAAGTTAAAAAAGTTGCTCATTTAGCGAGATTAGAACTTAACGAGAATGAAATTACTAATCATGCAGAACAATTAGAAAAGATATTGGATTATATAAGACAACTTGAAAAAATTGATACGGATGATGTCCCCTGTACAACGAGAGCTATAGAGGTTGTAAATGTATTTAGAAAAGATGAAAAGAAAAATTCTGATTGCAATCAAGAACTATTAGATTTGGGTCCATCGAGAGAAGAAAAATATTTTAAAGTACCAAAAATTATTAATGAATGA
- a CDS encoding fatty acid desaturase: MKNYVDPPSFWNPTLGLFFGGYFLAFLSIWQWYRGVWPLPLLVATAFLALHIEGTVIHDACHKAAHPVPWINQAMGHGSAILLGFSFPVFTRVHLQHHIHVNHPKNDPDHIVSTFGPIWLIAPRFFYHEVFFFQRKLWRRYELLQWGIERSIFITIILAGLKFDFMNLIYNLWFGPALMVGVTLGIFFDYLPHRPFRSRNKWINSRVYPSKFMNLLIMGQNYHLIHHLWPSIPWFEYKIAYEKTKPLLDTKGSPQRVGIFESKEDIFNFIYDLLIGVRSHSKKRGKIRKIINLYPGFKIKKFLLKIVNKTFIGSN; encoded by the coding sequence ATTAAAAATTACGTAGATCCGCCAAGTTTTTGGAATCCAACATTAGGATTATTTTTTGGCGGTTATTTTCTTGCTTTTCTTAGCATATGGCAATGGTATAGAGGTGTTTGGCCTTTACCTTTACTTGTAGCCACTGCTTTTTTAGCTTTACATATTGAAGGTACTGTTATTCATGATGCCTGTCATAAAGCTGCTCATCCAGTTCCTTGGATAAACCAAGCAATGGGCCATGGCTCAGCTATTCTATTAGGGTTTAGCTTCCCAGTTTTTACGAGAGTACATTTACAACATCATATTCACGTAAATCACCCCAAAAACGATCCAGATCATATTGTCAGTACTTTTGGTCCAATTTGGCTAATTGCTCCAAGATTTTTTTATCATGAGGTGTTTTTCTTTCAAAGAAAACTCTGGCGAAGATATGAACTACTACAATGGGGAATCGAAAGATCCATATTCATAACAATTATTTTGGCAGGTTTGAAATTTGACTTTATGAATTTAATTTATAATTTATGGTTTGGCCCAGCATTAATGGTAGGTGTTACTCTAGGAATATTTTTTGATTATTTACCTCATAGACCATTTCGATCAAGAAATAAATGGATAAACTCTAGAGTTTATCCAAGCAAATTTATGAATTTATTAATAATGGGACAAAATTACCATCTCATTCATCATCTTTGGCCTTCGATTCCTTGGTTTGAATACAAAATAGCTTATGAAAAAACTAAACCTTTATTGGATACAAAAGGCTCCCCTCAAAGGGTTGGAATATTCGAAAGTAAAGAAGACATTTTTAACTTTATTTATGATTTATTAATAGGTGTAAGGAGTCACAGCAAAAAAAGGGGGAAAATAAGAAAAATCATTAATTTATATCCAGGCTTTAAAATAAAAAAGTTTTTATTAAAGATAGTCAACAAAACATTTATTGGAAGCAACTAA
- the ileS gene encoding isoleucine--tRNA ligase — MKSQNSKEQKSDFSYKETLNLLKTDFSMRANSVVREPEIQNFWAKNDIDFQLGSSNSGEIFTLHDGPPYANGALHMGHALNKVLKDIINKYKTLRGFRVHFVPGWDCHGLPIELKVLQNLKSDERKNLDTLNLRKKATDYAHIQINNQKEGFKRWGIWGDWNNPYLTLKKSYESAQIGVFGKMFLNGYIYRGLKPVHWSPSSRTALAEAELEYPDEHYSKSIYVSLKITKIPEEILLNFIQENFNIKKEFFQNNSYITIWTTTPWTIPANEAVAVNPKIKYVFAIDEDKKIFLFAEDLSSEISKKFNKDFKVLLEIKGSKLENIEYQHPSKNKNCRIVIGGDYITTESGTGIVHTAPGHGIDDFNVGQKYDLPITCVVDEKGNLNEYSGQFKGSNVLKDANDLIIDHLKGNNLLLLQENYKHRYPYDWRTKKPTIFRATEQWFASVNGFRSFALKAIEDVEWMPETGKKRIYSMVVGRGDWCISRQRSWGVPIPVFYKKNGNDILLNEEIINHIQELFSEHGADIWWDWDVKNLLPENYAKESDLWKKGTDTMDVWFDSGSSWAAVCELRSELKYPADLYLEGSDQHRGWFQSSLLTSVAVNNKPPYKKVLTHGFALDENGRKMSKSLGNVVDPNIIINGGNNKKTDPAYGADVLRLWVSSVDYSVDVPIGSNILKQLSDVYRKVRNTARYLLGNIHDYDPKIDSFEIDQLPLLDQWMLGRLVEVTDQISNAYENYEFSKFFQILQSFCVVDLSNFYLDIAKDRLYVSSKSQFRRRSCQFVMSKVVENLAVLISPVLCHMAEDIWQNIPYSTEERSVFQRGWPIFSQSWKNQILNEHIANLRNLRVEINKAIEGCRNKQIIGAALETEVNYLPEDKALKDSLAWLKEFGNQDVDLFRDWLIVSNFQVVSDLAENSLIIDNNALGKIQINKAQGQKCDRCWHYQKETFNGIQNTKLCKRCSSIINFELI, encoded by the coding sequence ATGAAATCTCAAAATAGCAAAGAACAAAAATCAGACTTTTCTTATAAAGAAACTTTAAATTTATTAAAAACTGACTTCTCAATGCGTGCTAACTCAGTTGTAAGAGAACCTGAGATTCAGAATTTTTGGGCTAAAAATGATATTGATTTCCAATTAGGTTCAAGCAATTCAGGCGAAATATTTACATTACATGATGGCCCTCCTTATGCAAATGGAGCTCTTCATATGGGTCATGCCCTTAATAAAGTTTTAAAAGACATAATAAATAAATACAAAACCTTAAGAGGATTTAGGGTTCATTTCGTACCTGGCTGGGACTGTCATGGATTACCTATTGAATTAAAAGTTCTTCAGAATTTAAAATCTGATGAAAGAAAGAATCTTGACACCCTAAATTTAAGAAAAAAAGCAACAGATTATGCTCATATTCAAATTAATAATCAGAAGGAGGGTTTCAAAAGGTGGGGCATATGGGGAGATTGGAATAATCCTTACTTAACTCTTAAGAAAAGTTATGAATCTGCTCAGATTGGAGTATTTGGGAAAATGTTTTTAAATGGTTATATATATCGGGGTCTTAAACCTGTGCATTGGAGTCCAAGTTCAAGGACTGCCCTTGCAGAAGCAGAATTAGAATACCCTGATGAACATTATTCAAAAAGTATTTATGTTTCATTAAAAATCACTAAAATACCTGAGGAAATTCTATTGAATTTCATCCAAGAAAACTTTAATATCAAAAAAGAATTTTTTCAAAATAATTCTTATATAACTATTTGGACAACTACTCCTTGGACTATACCTGCAAATGAAGCAGTTGCAGTAAATCCAAAAATAAAGTACGTTTTCGCCATCGATGAAGATAAGAAAATTTTCCTTTTTGCTGAGGATTTATCTTCTGAAATAAGTAAGAAATTTAATAAAGATTTCAAGGTGCTTTTAGAGATTAAAGGCTCCAAATTGGAAAATATTGAATATCAACATCCTTCTAAGAATAAAAATTGCAGAATTGTAATTGGAGGAGATTATATTACTACAGAATCAGGGACTGGAATTGTTCATACTGCGCCTGGTCATGGGATAGATGATTTTAATGTGGGTCAAAAATATGATTTACCAATAACATGTGTCGTTGATGAAAAAGGTAACCTAAATGAATATTCTGGTCAATTCAAAGGATCAAATGTCCTGAAAGATGCAAATGATTTAATTATTGATCATTTAAAAGGAAATAATTTGCTTCTATTACAAGAAAATTATAAGCATAGATATCCGTATGATTGGAGAACCAAAAAACCAACTATTTTTAGGGCAACAGAACAATGGTTTGCATCTGTAAATGGCTTTAGATCATTTGCATTAAAGGCAATCGAAGATGTTGAATGGATGCCAGAGACTGGAAAGAAAAGAATTTATTCTATGGTTGTTGGTAGAGGAGATTGGTGTATTTCTAGACAAAGGTCATGGGGAGTCCCTATTCCAGTGTTTTATAAAAAAAATGGTAATGACATACTCCTTAACGAAGAGATAATTAATCATATTCAAGAACTTTTTAGTGAACATGGAGCAGATATTTGGTGGGATTGGGATGTTAAGAATCTTTTGCCAGAAAATTACGCAAAAGAATCTGATCTATGGAAAAAAGGAACAGATACAATGGATGTTTGGTTCGATTCAGGATCTAGCTGGGCCGCAGTATGTGAACTAAGAAGTGAATTAAAGTATCCAGCAGATCTTTATTTAGAGGGCTCAGATCAACATCGAGGATGGTTTCAGTCTTCTTTGCTAACGTCTGTTGCAGTAAATAATAAACCTCCATATAAGAAAGTTTTAACTCATGGTTTTGCACTTGATGAAAACGGAAGAAAAATGAGCAAATCTTTAGGAAATGTTGTTGATCCAAATATAATTATTAATGGAGGTAATAATAAGAAAACTGATCCTGCATATGGTGCCGATGTTTTAAGGCTTTGGGTAAGCTCTGTAGATTATTCAGTAGATGTTCCAATTGGTTCAAATATACTCAAGCAACTTTCAGATGTATACAGAAAAGTTCGTAATACTGCAAGATATCTTCTAGGTAATATTCATGATTATGATCCTAAAATTGATAGTTTTGAAATCGATCAATTGCCTCTTTTAGATCAATGGATGTTGGGCAGATTAGTTGAGGTTACAGATCAAATATCAAATGCTTATGAAAATTATGAATTTTCAAAATTTTTCCAAATTTTGCAAAGTTTTTGCGTTGTAGATCTATCAAATTTTTATTTGGATATTGCGAAGGATAGGTTATATGTAAGTTCTAAATCACAATTTAGGAGAAGATCTTGTCAGTTCGTCATGTCAAAAGTTGTTGAAAATTTAGCCGTACTTATTTCTCCAGTGCTTTGTCATATGGCTGAAGATATTTGGCAAAATATTCCATATTCAACTGAAGAAAGATCAGTCTTTCAAAGAGGATGGCCTATATTTTCGCAGTCATGGAAAAATCAAATACTTAATGAGCACATTGCAAATTTAAGAAATTTGAGAGTTGAAATTAACAAGGCTATAGAAGGATGTAGGAACAAACAAATAATTGGAGCAGCTTTGGAAACTGAAGTTAATTATTTACCTGAAGATAAAGCTTTAAAAGATTCACTTGCTTGGCTAAAAGAATTTGGTAATCAAGATGTAGATTTATTTAGAGATTGGCTTATAGTATCAAACTTCCAAGTGGTATCCGATTTGGCGGAGAATTCTCTGATTATTGATAACAATGCACTTGGTAAAATTCAGATAAATAAAGCTCAAGGTCAAAAATGTGATAGATGTTGGCATTATCAAAAAGAAACTTTTAATGGAATCCAAAATACAAAATTATGCAAAAGATGTTCAAGTATTATTAATTTTGAATTAATTTAA
- a CDS encoding DUF3177 family protein yields MNVFNQLSIWLSFQLSIIFLIGIPLTLSFWSIKKRNKAVTKLLSIYWKVSLLFFISLLLLIGKYNYALVITNISTLLMTVSVWFWNDINDELREYDFSYSLTTTTKIWRWTITFISLNFFIQSLQNFNCFSFINSDACAIWLQPSSSLYTIIKNLFNFFFGANFTQPISKFLGLFSLLIYILGLIQWSIIKLPKNGRNSCFSENGKN; encoded by the coding sequence TTGAACGTTTTTAATCAACTTTCTATTTGGCTATCATTTCAACTTTCAATAATTTTCCTTATTGGTATTCCTCTTACTCTATCTTTCTGGTCAATTAAAAAAAGAAATAAAGCAGTTACTAAACTTCTATCAATTTATTGGAAAGTATCACTTTTATTTTTTATAAGCCTTCTACTTTTAATAGGAAAGTATAATTATGCTCTTGTGATAACAAATATTTCAACATTATTAATGACAGTTTCAGTTTGGTTTTGGAACGATATTAATGATGAATTAAGAGAATATGATTTTTCTTACTCCCTTACCACGACAACAAAAATATGGAGATGGACGATAACTTTTATATCTCTCAATTTCTTTATTCAGAGTTTACAAAACTTCAACTGCTTTTCTTTTATAAATTCTGATGCGTGTGCAATATGGCTTCAGCCTTCTTCAAGTTTATATACCATTATAAAAAATTTATTTAATTTTTTCTTTGGAGCTAACTTTACCCAGCCGATATCAAAATTCTTAGGGTTATTCTCATTATTAATCTATATTTTAGGCCTTATTCAATGGTCAATAATCAAATTACCTAAAAATGGAAGAAACTCCTGCTTCTCAGAAAATGGCAAAAATTGA
- the trmB gene encoding tRNA (guanosine(46)-N7)-methyltransferase TrmB, whose protein sequence is MRQHVNPLSSNFNQIERIPSLSEMFDDSKSNLHLDIGCAAGEFLFDLALVNTSWNYLGIEIREKLVKNAKLKVIEREIKNLYFIFGNANNILNDVQNKFITKNLKSISFNFPDPWFKKRHYKRRVIQPEFINMLSNLLQKGTLIFIKTDVKDLFDYMDCTISSNSHFKTINKKDFNCSESFNPIKIKTDREKYVIVNQLDIYEKIYIKI, encoded by the coding sequence ATGAGACAGCATGTTAATCCCCTTAGTAGTAATTTCAATCAAATTGAGAGAATACCCTCTTTGAGCGAAATGTTTGATGATTCTAAATCGAATCTTCATTTGGATATAGGTTGTGCTGCTGGTGAGTTTCTATTTGATTTAGCTTTAGTTAATACTAGTTGGAATTATTTAGGAATTGAAATTCGTGAGAAATTAGTCAAAAATGCTAAATTAAAAGTTATTGAACGAGAAATCAAAAATCTATATTTTATATTTGGTAATGCTAATAATATTTTGAATGATGTCCAAAATAAATTTATTACTAAAAATCTAAAAAGTATTTCTTTTAATTTTCCTGATCCTTGGTTTAAAAAGAGGCATTATAAAAGGCGTGTAATTCAGCCAGAATTTATTAATATGCTTTCAAATTTATTGCAAAAAGGCACTCTAATTTTTATAAAAACAGATGTAAAGGATTTATTCGATTATATGGATTGCACTATATCAAGTAATTCTCATTTTAAAACAATAAATAAAAAAGATTTTAATTGTTCCGAAAGTTTTAATCCAATTAAAATTAAAACTGATAGGGAAAAGTATGTGATTGTTAACCAACTTGATATTTATGAAAAAATTTATATAAAAATTTAA
- the glmM gene encoding phosphoglucosamine mutase: protein MQSIFGTDGIRGRFNEEITYSLAYKVGYALGSSLKKKNPILIGRDTRISGDILLQAITQGINESGKKFINLGICPTPAIPFLIRQESFSSGVMISASHNPPEYNGIKIFDHNGQKITKNFENKIQKIIEESKKNISIPTKVVSLKTNKDLMDTYIKSLIQTMGGESLSGLRIILDTCHGSATTCAKKIFQSLGADVKVINNSKNGLKINLNCGSTNLEPLKKALRESPADMGFSFDGDADRVIGIDSEGNVLDGDHILFLWGRELMEQKILTNNLLVSTQMANLGFEKSWNKIGGILYRTDVGDKYVHDAIKKKRAILGGEQSGHILSKINNFSGDGILTALQISKYCKKKNINLNDWLKSSFEPFTQKLTNIKLDFNINKLNPKNKILIDESIKNFQAAYSDNCRVYIRPSGTEPVIRVLVEAKNYKEVHSLSGEITNKLFLEIDKITK, encoded by the coding sequence ATGCAATCAATCTTTGGAACTGATGGAATAAGAGGAAGATTTAATGAAGAGATAACTTATTCTCTAGCCTATAAAGTAGGTTATGCTCTAGGTTCGTCTTTGAAAAAGAAAAATCCAATATTAATTGGAAGAGATACAAGAATTAGTGGAGATATTCTCCTTCAGGCCATAACACAAGGTATAAATGAAAGTGGCAAAAAATTTATAAATCTTGGAATCTGTCCAACCCCAGCTATTCCTTTTTTAATAAGACAAGAGAGCTTTAGCAGTGGTGTCATGATATCTGCAAGTCATAATCCGCCAGAATATAATGGAATAAAAATTTTTGATCATAATGGTCAAAAAATTACTAAAAATTTTGAGAATAAAATTCAAAAAATAATTGAAGAGTCAAAAAAAAATATATCAATTCCTACAAAAGTGGTTTCCCTAAAAACAAATAAAGATCTTATGGATACTTATATTAAAAGCCTAATCCAAACAATGGGTGGAGAAAGTTTAAGCGGGTTGAGAATAATATTAGACACATGCCATGGATCAGCAACAACTTGCGCAAAAAAAATTTTTCAGTCTCTTGGTGCTGATGTAAAAGTTATCAATAACTCTAAAAATGGTTTGAAAATTAATTTGAATTGTGGTTCTACTAACCTCGAACCATTAAAAAAAGCATTAAGAGAGAGTCCTGCAGATATGGGATTCAGCTTCGATGGAGATGCCGATAGAGTAATTGGAATCGATTCAGAAGGTAATGTGCTGGATGGAGATCATATTCTTTTTCTTTGGGGTAGAGAACTAATGGAACAAAAAATTCTCACCAATAATTTACTAGTATCAACACAAATGGCAAACTTAGGTTTTGAAAAGTCCTGGAATAAAATTGGAGGAATTTTATATAGAACTGATGTAGGAGATAAATATGTTCATGACGCAATTAAGAAAAAAAGAGCTATTTTAGGAGGTGAGCAGTCAGGTCATATACTTTCAAAAATTAATAACTTTTCTGGTGATGGGATATTGACTGCACTTCAAATTTCCAAATATTGTAAAAAGAAAAATATTAATTTAAATGATTGGCTTAAAAGTAGTTTCGAACCTTTTACTCAAAAACTAACTAATATAAAATTAGATTTTAATATTAATAAATTAAATCCAAAAAATAAAATCTTAATTGATGAATCTATAAAAAATTTTCAGGCAGCATATTCGGATAACTGTAGAGTTTATATAAGGCCTAGCGGTACAGAACCTGTAATCAGAGTTCTAGTTGAAGCCAAAAATTATAAAGAAGTTCATTCTTTATCAGGCGAAATAACTAACAAACTCTTTTTAGAAATTGATAAAATAACAAAATAA
- a CDS encoding thioredoxin domain-containing protein, whose translation MLVLIISIVIISMLLFKNLFFKSTYLLKSFGELSVDPEIAFTNNKPTFLEFYAEWCEVCKEMAPQVSSLKDEYEEDINFVFLNVDNQKWGNYIEKFAVNGIPQVNLFDKKGNLISTFIGKQDEIKIRESINNLKKEDKPYEEIINAEFSTIQESKNNEVGPRSHS comes from the coding sequence ATGCTTGTTTTGATTATATCTATTGTTATTATTTCAATGCTTTTGTTTAAAAATCTATTTTTTAAATCAACTTATCTTTTAAAGAGTTTTGGAGAGTTATCTGTTGACCCTGAAATAGCTTTCACAAATAATAAACCTACATTTCTTGAATTTTATGCAGAGTGGTGTGAAGTTTGCAAAGAAATGGCTCCACAAGTTTCTTCTCTTAAAGATGAATACGAAGAAGATATTAATTTTGTTTTTTTAAATGTTGATAATCAAAAATGGGGTAATTACATCGAGAAGTTCGCCGTCAATGGGATTCCTCAAGTTAATCTTTTTGATAAAAAGGGGAATCTAATATCTACATTTATTGGTAAACAAGATGAAATAAAAATAAGAGAATCTATTAATAATTTGAAAAAAGAAGATAAACCCTATGAAGAAATTATTAATGCTGAATTTTCAACAATTCAAGAAAGTAAAAATAATGAGGTAGGTCCTCGCAGTCATTCATAA
- the thyX gene encoding FAD-dependent thymidylate synthase: protein MSKVELISLTPDAEKTMAYIARVSNPKNQENQDYSKLLSYCIKNEHWSVFEQSFMTLQIETNRGIAAQILRHRSFTFQEFSQRYADSSQLGNIPLPELRRQDFKNRQNSIPDLPDKLKKRFNEKISLHFQAASELYEDLLAEGVAKECARFVLPLATPTRIYMSGSCRSWIHYIHLRSGHGTQEEHKSIAQNCKSIFKQSFPIVSKSLEW from the coding sequence ATGAGTAAAGTTGAATTAATATCTCTCACTCCTGATGCAGAGAAAACAATGGCTTACATTGCAAGAGTAAGTAACCCAAAAAATCAGGAAAATCAGGACTATTCAAAATTATTGAGTTATTGCATTAAAAATGAACATTGGAGTGTATTTGAACAGTCATTTATGACCTTACAAATAGAAACCAATAGGGGAATTGCTGCCCAAATTTTAAGACATAGATCATTTACTTTCCAGGAATTTTCACAAAGATATGCAGATAGTTCTCAATTGGGAAATATTCCCTTACCAGAGTTGAGGCGTCAAGATTTTAAAAATAGGCAAAATTCAATCCCTGACCTCCCTGATAAGTTAAAAAAAAGATTCAATGAAAAAATTAGTTTACATTTTCAGGCTGCTTCAGAATTATATGAAGATTTACTTGCTGAAGGTGTAGCCAAAGAATGTGCGAGATTTGTTTTACCATTAGCAACTCCCACAAGAATCTATATGTCTGGATCATGCAGATCGTGGATCCATTATATTCATTTAAGGTCAGGTCACGGTACCCAAGAAGAACATAAGTCTATTGCCCAAAATTGCAAGTCTATTTTTAAACAAAGTTTTCCGATTGTATCAAAATCTTTAGAATGGTAA
- the dcd gene encoding dCTP deaminase yields the protein MLKNDLWINKKASEGMINPFQSNLVRHLEPDNHQKPVLSYGCSSYGYDLRLSSKEFLIFRHIPGTVMNPKKFNPDNLEKTVLHHDDDGDFFILPAHSYGLGVAFEKMKVPENITVICIGKSTYARLGIIVNTTPAEAGWEGHLTLEFSNSSGADCRIYANEGICQLLFFEGDPCSTTYNDRKGKYQNQPEKVTLAKI from the coding sequence ATGCTAAAAAATGATCTTTGGATAAATAAAAAAGCTTCTGAAGGAATGATAAATCCTTTCCAATCAAACTTGGTTAGGCATCTTGAACCTGATAATCACCAAAAGCCAGTTTTGAGTTACGGATGTTCTTCTTATGGCTATGATTTAAGACTTTCATCAAAAGAATTTCTCATTTTTAGACATATCCCTGGTACTGTGATGAATCCCAAAAAATTTAATCCGGATAATTTAGAAAAAACTGTTCTTCACCATGATGATGATGGTGATTTTTTTATTCTTCCTGCTCACTCCTATGGTTTAGGAGTCGCATTTGAAAAAATGAAAGTACCAGAAAACATAACTGTAATTTGCATAGGAAAAAGTACATACGCACGTCTAGGAATTATTGTTAATACAACACCCGCAGAGGCTGGATGGGAAGGCCACCTAACTCTAGAATTCAGTAATAGTTCAGGCGCAGATTGCAGAATTTACGCAAATGAGGGTATCTGTCAACTACTCTTTTTTGAAGGTGATCCATGCTCTACAACTTATAACGACAGAAAAGGTAAATATCAAAACCAACCAGAAAAAGTGACTCTAGCAAAGATCTAA